The proteins below are encoded in one region of Phenylobacterium zucineum HLK1:
- a CDS encoding MgtC/SapB family protein: MIEILGRLLVSLAVGLLIGLERGWRSRDAPEGGRAAGLRTLGLAGLLGGVLAVIGGASGVLLVGFGLLALALVLTVFQVLEARATGNASATGVVAGLLAFGFGALAVLGDPVLAIAGGVSTTVILAFKQPLHAGVRALSWPELRALFVLLVMTALVLPILPDRTLDPWAALNPRRIWLLAVLIAGVSFVGYFAMRLVGRRGGLMMAALAGGLASSTATTLSFARLVRQQPPLCGWLAAGTLFASGMMGLRVVVVVAAAVDRSFAVQLLGPMAAFAAASFLAGGVLLTRRPADGVDDPGPRVGNPVELGAALKFAALIAVLMLLAKLSARWLGRWGVYGLAAVSGLADVDALTLSIAGMSAAELTRSAATLAVLIGVAANTLAKSVIAGLVGTRRHGLLVGVPGLAALLAAAAVYAFIG, encoded by the coding sequence ATGATCGAGATCCTGGGGCGACTGCTTGTCTCCCTGGCTGTGGGGTTGCTGATCGGCCTGGAGCGGGGTTGGCGCAGCCGCGACGCCCCGGAGGGCGGCCGCGCCGCCGGCTTGCGGACGCTTGGTCTGGCCGGGCTGCTGGGAGGCGTCCTGGCCGTGATCGGTGGCGCGTCCGGCGTCCTGCTGGTCGGCTTTGGTCTCCTGGCCCTGGCGCTGGTCCTGACGGTGTTCCAGGTTCTGGAGGCGCGGGCGACGGGAAACGCCAGCGCCACGGGCGTCGTGGCGGGCCTGCTCGCCTTCGGGTTCGGGGCGTTGGCCGTGCTCGGCGATCCGGTCCTGGCTATCGCCGGCGGCGTCTCGACGACGGTCATTCTCGCCTTCAAGCAGCCGCTGCACGCCGGCGTCCGCGCCCTGTCGTGGCCGGAGCTGCGCGCCCTCTTCGTGCTGCTGGTGATGACGGCGCTGGTGCTGCCGATCTTGCCGGACCGGACGCTGGATCCCTGGGCGGCCCTCAATCCGCGCCGGATTTGGCTATTGGCGGTGCTGATCGCCGGCGTCTCGTTTGTCGGCTACTTCGCCATGCGGCTGGTCGGCCGCCGCGGCGGGCTGATGATGGCGGCGCTGGCGGGCGGTCTCGCCTCGTCCACGGCGACCACCTTGAGTTTCGCGCGCCTTGTCCGGCAACAACCGCCGCTCTGCGGCTGGCTCGCGGCCGGCACCTTGTTCGCCAGCGGCATGATGGGCCTGCGCGTGGTGGTGGTGGTTGCGGCGGCGGTCGATCGCAGCTTCGCAGTGCAGCTGCTCGGTCCCATGGCCGCGTTCGCCGCCGCGTCCTTTCTGGCGGGCGGCGTGCTGTTGACGCGCCGCCCCGCCGATGGCGTCGACGACCCGGGCCCGCGGGTGGGCAACCCGGTGGAGCTCGGCGCCGCCTTGAAGTTCGCGGCCTTGATCGCCGTCCTCATGCTGCTCGCCAAGCTGTCCGCCCGCTGGCTCGGACGCTGGGGCGTCTATGGTCTGGCGGCGGTTTCGGGGTTGGCGGATGTTGATGCGCTGACGCTCTCAATCGCGGGCATGAGTGCGGCGGAGCTGACGCGATCAGCCGCAACGCTGGCGGTGCTCATCGGCGTGGCGGCCAACACGCTCGCCAAATCCGTGATCGCAGGACTGGTCGGAACGCGCAGGCATGGGCTGCTGGTGGGCGTCCCCGGTCTAGCGGCGCTCCTGGCGGCGGCCGCCGTCTACGCGTTCATCGGTTGA
- a CDS encoding LemA family protein, with amino-acid sequence MASLIRRLARLSALFLIPIALAGCGINTIPTKQEKARASWADVQSQYQRRADLIPNLVETVRGYAAQERTVLREVVQARASATQVRVDASTVTDPAAFQRYQAAQNQLTGVLGRLLAISENYPDLKSNQNFLALQSQLEGTENRIAVARRDYNEAVRDYNTSLRTFPTIIWAKTAYASAQPMQLFQATPSSQAAPSVSFAPPAPNTDAAPAAPPQ; translated from the coding sequence GTGGCATCACTGATCCGACGTCTAGCGCGTCTGAGCGCGCTGTTCTTGATACCCATCGCCCTGGCGGGCTGCGGGATCAACACCATCCCGACCAAACAGGAGAAGGCGCGGGCGAGCTGGGCGGACGTGCAGAGCCAATACCAGCGCCGCGCGGACCTGATCCCCAATCTGGTGGAAACGGTGCGCGGGTATGCGGCGCAGGAGCGCACTGTGTTGCGCGAGGTCGTGCAAGCCCGCGCCTCGGCGACCCAGGTCCGGGTCGACGCTTCGACTGTCACCGACCCGGCCGCGTTCCAGCGCTACCAGGCGGCTCAGAACCAGCTCACGGGCGTCCTTGGTCGTCTCCTGGCGATCAGCGAGAATTATCCGGACCTGAAATCCAACCAGAATTTCCTGGCGCTTCAGAGCCAGCTCGAGGGGACGGAGAATCGGATCGCCGTCGCGCGCCGCGACTACAACGAGGCGGTGCGTGACTACAACACCAGCCTGCGCACCTTCCCCACCATCATCTGGGCGAAGACCGCCTATGCGTCCGCCCAGCCGATGCAACTCTTCCAAGCGACGCCGTCGTCCCAGGCGGCGCCGTCGGTGAGTTTCGCCCCGCCGGCGCCGAACACGGACGCTGCCCCCGCCGCGCCTCCGCAATGA
- a CDS encoding ribose-phosphate pyrophosphokinase, which produces MPGNEGFGDRIAKALGLELTPLETRRFPDGETYLRLSEGVAGAEVLVVCTLADPDPQFLRLVFAARTARELGAATVTLIAPYLAYMRQDKRFHPGEAITSSHFAKLLSAEFDRVITVDPHLHRRRAMSEIYSARADVLHAAPALATWIAAEVSRPLIIGPDIESEQWVSEVATAAGAPFAVLRKERFGDREVRIALPDLTSWEDRTPVLVDDIVSSGRTMMEAADGLVRAGLARPVCVAVHALFAEDAYERLAAKAQRVVSTDAVPHASNQIPLTGLIAEHLRE; this is translated from the coding sequence ATGCCGGGCAACGAGGGCTTCGGCGACCGGATCGCCAAGGCGCTCGGCCTGGAGCTCACGCCGCTGGAAACCCGACGCTTTCCGGATGGTGAGACCTACCTGCGCCTTTCGGAAGGCGTCGCCGGCGCCGAGGTTCTGGTCGTCTGCACCCTGGCCGATCCGGACCCGCAGTTCTTGCGCCTGGTGTTCGCCGCGCGGACGGCCCGCGAACTGGGCGCCGCCACGGTGACCCTGATCGCCCCCTATCTCGCCTATATGCGCCAGGACAAGCGCTTCCACCCCGGTGAAGCGATCACCTCGAGCCATTTCGCCAAGTTGCTGTCGGCCGAGTTCGACCGGGTGATCACTGTCGATCCGCATTTGCACCGGCGCAGGGCGATGTCGGAGATCTATAGCGCCCGCGCCGACGTGCTGCACGCGGCTCCAGCGCTGGCGACATGGATCGCCGCCGAGGTGTCGCGGCCGCTGATCATCGGCCCGGATATCGAAAGCGAACAGTGGGTGTCCGAGGTGGCGACCGCCGCAGGGGCGCCGTTCGCGGTTCTGCGCAAGGAGCGCTTCGGGGACCGGGAAGTTCGCATCGCCTTGCCGGACCTGACGTCTTGGGAGGATCGCACCCCGGTGCTGGTGGATGACATCGTCTCGTCAGGGCGGACCATGATGGAAGCCGCCGACGGCCTGGTGCGCGCCGGTCTCGCCCGGCCAGTCTGCGTCGCCGTGCACGCCCTGTTCGCGGAGGACGCCTATGAGCGCCTGGCGGCCAAGGCGCAACGGGTGGTCTCCACCGACGCTGTGCCCCACGCGAGCAACCAGATCCCGCTGACGGGGCTGATCGCGGAACATCTGCGGGAATGA
- a CDS encoding TPM domain-containing protein yields the protein MLTALTGYALLQCLLFVGIFAVALVPPVRRSLTPSLLKRARVRERAVQQFFASGLHKTRERTGVLIFASLGERQAEVLADVGIDEKVAASDWEAAIADLVAGVRAGRPADGFVAAIERCGRLLAQHFPAGSDNPDELPNALVESPQR from the coding sequence GTGCTCACCGCCCTGACCGGCTACGCCTTGCTGCAATGCCTGTTGTTCGTGGGCATCTTTGCGGTCGCCTTGGTCCCGCCCGTCCGCCGCAGCTTGACCCCCAGCTTGCTCAAGCGGGCGCGGGTGCGCGAGCGGGCCGTGCAGCAGTTCTTCGCAAGCGGCCTGCACAAGACTCGTGAGCGGACGGGGGTTCTGATCTTCGCCTCGCTCGGCGAGCGACAGGCGGAAGTCCTCGCGGACGTGGGCATCGATGAGAAGGTGGCGGCTTCAGACTGGGAGGCCGCCATCGCCGACCTGGTCGCGGGAGTCAGGGCTGGCCGGCCGGCCGATGGTTTCGTGGCGGCCATCGAACGCTGCGGTCGGCTGCTGGCGCAGCACTTCCCCGCAGGATCGGACAATCCTGACGAATTGCCGAACGCGCTCGTCGAGTCGCCGCAGCGTTAG
- a CDS encoding thymidine phosphorylase family protein has translation MSAPASEAGPPAPRLVARRLGLITQHEAVVLMRTDCHVCRAEGLSAKAQVAISANGREVYATLYQVDDDWLGQEEAGLSESLWARLGVGDGAEITVRHAPSLESMSSVRRRIYGQRLSDGDLHGVVGDIAAGRYTDIHLAAFLTASSALALDHQETVALTRAMIDAGERLSWPGPVVVDKHSVGGLPGNRTTPLVVAIVAACGLTMPKTSSRAITSPAGTADTMETLAPVDLDLPAIRRVVEAEGGCVVWGGAVRLSPADDIFIRVERVLDVDTEGQLVASVLSKKIAAGSTHVVLDIPVGPTAKVRTEDAAERLSGALSRVAAEFGLATRCVLSDGAQPVGRGVGPALEAHDVLAVLQNQADAPPDLRRHACVLAGEALEFGGAAAAGEGLRLAEAVLADGRAWRKFLAICEAQGGLRTPPSASYTRPLTASRGGRIVHINNRKIARLAKLAGAPDVKAAGVRLMARLGDEVASGQPWVMIHADSPGELEYALDYANRNPDLMEVEA, from the coding sequence GTGAGCGCTCCGGCGTCGGAGGCTGGCCCGCCCGCCCCGAGGCTCGTGGCGCGTCGCCTGGGCTTGATCACCCAGCATGAAGCCGTGGTGCTGATGCGCACCGACTGTCACGTCTGTCGGGCGGAAGGCCTCTCGGCCAAGGCGCAGGTGGCGATCTCCGCCAACGGCCGCGAAGTCTACGCCACGCTTTACCAGGTCGACGATGACTGGCTCGGCCAGGAGGAGGCGGGGCTCTCGGAATCGCTTTGGGCGCGTCTGGGCGTCGGCGACGGCGCCGAGATCACCGTGCGGCACGCGCCATCGCTCGAATCGATGTCGAGCGTGCGGCGACGCATTTACGGCCAGCGGCTTTCGGACGGTGATCTGCATGGCGTGGTCGGGGACATCGCCGCCGGCCGGTACACCGACATCCATCTGGCGGCGTTCCTGACGGCGTCCTCCGCGCTTGCCCTCGACCACCAGGAGACCGTCGCCCTGACTCGGGCGATGATCGACGCCGGCGAGCGGCTGAGCTGGCCGGGCCCGGTCGTGGTCGACAAGCACTCGGTGGGGGGGCTTCCCGGCAACCGCACGACGCCGCTGGTGGTCGCCATCGTCGCGGCCTGCGGCCTCACCATGCCCAAGACCTCGTCGCGGGCGATCACTTCCCCGGCTGGCACGGCCGACACCATGGAGACCCTGGCCCCTGTGGACCTCGACCTGCCGGCGATCCGCCGGGTCGTGGAGGCGGAAGGCGGCTGCGTTGTGTGGGGCGGGGCGGTGCGGCTGAGCCCGGCCGACGACATCTTCATCCGGGTGGAGCGGGTGCTGGATGTCGACACCGAGGGCCAGCTCGTCGCCTCCGTGCTCTCGAAGAAGATCGCCGCCGGTTCGACCCACGTCGTGCTCGACATTCCGGTCGGCCCCACGGCCAAGGTCAGGACGGAGGACGCCGCCGAGCGGCTCTCCGGAGCCCTCTCGAGGGTCGCTGCCGAATTCGGACTGGCCACGCGCTGCGTGCTCTCGGACGGCGCGCAGCCGGTGGGCCGAGGGGTCGGCCCGGCCTTGGAGGCGCACGACGTGCTGGCGGTGCTGCAGAACCAGGCCGACGCGCCGCCCGACTTGCGTCGCCATGCCTGCGTGCTGGCCGGCGAGGCGCTGGAATTCGGCGGCGCCGCGGCGGCCGGCGAGGGCCTGCGGCTGGCCGAGGCGGTGCTCGCCGACGGCCGCGCCTGGCGCAAGTTCCTGGCCATCTGCGAAGCGCAAGGCGGGCTGCGGACGCCGCCCAGCGCCAGCTACACCCGGCCCCTGACGGCGAGCCGCGGCGGCCGGATCGTTCATATCAACAATCGCAAGATCGCCCGGCTCGCCAAGCTGGCCGGCGCACCGGACGTGAAGGCGGCCGGCGTGCGGCTGATGGCGAGGCTGGGGGACGAGGTGGCCTCTGGCCAGCCCTGGGTGATGATCCATGCCGATTCGCCCGGTGAGCTCGAGTACGCGCTCGACTACGCCAACCGCAACCCGGACTTGATGGAGGTCGAAGCGTGA
- a CDS encoding TPM domain-containing protein, producing MTIQARSRFAAALSLLVGLLVCTAAAAALTFPSLTGRVVDGANILSAPTEAALTAKLEALEVQTSRQLVVVTLPSLQGQEIEDYGYQLGRAWAIGERGRNTGVLLIVAPAERRVRVEVGYGLEGVLTDALATVILQERVLPRFRSGDFEGGVVSGADALIEQLSLPDGEARARVAASAQQQTSADGSVPTIVLVLLGLWVVMGIFGMITGRRGHRMDMWLLPLLLLMSAGHGGRGHGGRGHGGGGFRGGGGSFGGGGASGRW from the coding sequence ATGACGATCCAGGCGCGCTCGCGATTCGCGGCGGCCCTGTCGCTGCTTGTCGGTTTGCTCGTTTGCACCGCCGCCGCCGCGGCGCTGACCTTCCCGAGCCTAACCGGTCGGGTGGTGGATGGCGCGAACATTCTGTCGGCGCCGACGGAAGCGGCGCTGACCGCCAAGCTGGAGGCGCTCGAGGTCCAGACCTCTCGGCAGCTGGTGGTGGTCACGCTGCCCTCTCTGCAGGGCCAGGAGATCGAGGACTACGGCTACCAGCTGGGCCGGGCTTGGGCCATCGGCGAGAGGGGACGCAACACCGGGGTGCTCTTGATCGTCGCGCCGGCAGAGCGACGCGTCCGTGTCGAGGTGGGCTACGGGCTGGAAGGCGTGCTGACTGACGCGCTGGCCACCGTGATCCTGCAGGAGCGGGTCTTGCCCCGGTTCAGGTCCGGGGACTTCGAGGGCGGCGTCGTCTCCGGCGCGGACGCGCTGATCGAGCAGCTGTCGTTGCCGGACGGTGAGGCCAGGGCGAGAGTCGCAGCCAGCGCCCAGCAGCAGACAAGCGCCGACGGTTCCGTACCGACCATCGTCCTGGTCCTGCTTGGACTTTGGGTGGTGATGGGGATTTTCGGGATGATCACCGGCCGGCGAGGCCACCGCATGGACATGTGGCTGCTGCCGCTTCTTCTGCTGATGAGCGCCGGTCATGGTGGCCGCGGTCACGGCGGCCGAGGACACGGCGGCGGGGGATTCCGCGGCGGTGGCGGTTCGTTCGGCGGCGGCGGCGCCTCGGGACGCTGGTAG
- a CDS encoding NAD(P)-binding protein: MTAGQHPDFTRLVDLLGAPGAGPTRARRPLYADLLPPCNDACPAGENIQAWLAHAQAGRYREAWLALVEDNPLPAVHGRVCYHPCESACNRAQLDSSVSIHAVERFLGDVAAAQGWTLPIRQPPSGKRVLVVGAGPSGLSAAYHLARLGHDVEIREAAPQPGGMMQFGIPAYRLPRADLLKEVQTIEAMGVRIVLNHKVEDVLAEKASGGFDAVFLAIGAQIGKRIDLPASDAARLVTAVSLLRGVASGEAPKLGRRVVVYGAGNTAMDAARSAKRLGAEEALIVFVSDRAHMEAHAFEAQEAVEEGVKIKWLTRLDALEGTELTVERMELDLDGRPQPTGRFETLAADAVVLALGQQVERVLLEKIPGVAFQSDGAVVLDQKMMTGHPGIFAGGDMAPGARTVTTAVGHGKAAARRIDAWLRADDVPAAQRSPVVSFDMLHLPVYSDAEPSVQPVIAPADRTTGFAEIQAGLSEAAARFEARRCLSCGNCFECDQCYAACPEQAIEKLGPGRRYRYLYDRCTGCAVCFETCPCHAIEMIQEPGRG; encoded by the coding sequence GTGACCGCGGGACAGCACCCGGATTTCACGCGGCTTGTCGATCTGCTTGGCGCCCCCGGCGCCGGGCCGACGCGCGCGCGGCGTCCGCTCTATGCCGATCTTCTCCCGCCCTGCAACGACGCCTGTCCGGCGGGCGAGAACATCCAGGCCTGGCTCGCGCATGCGCAAGCCGGTCGCTATCGCGAAGCCTGGCTGGCCCTGGTCGAAGACAATCCCCTGCCCGCGGTGCATGGCCGCGTCTGCTATCACCCCTGTGAAAGCGCCTGTAACCGAGCCCAGCTCGACAGTTCGGTGTCGATCCACGCGGTCGAGCGCTTCCTCGGAGACGTGGCGGCGGCGCAAGGGTGGACCCTGCCGATTCGGCAGCCGCCCTCCGGCAAGCGGGTGCTCGTCGTCGGCGCAGGCCCGAGCGGCCTGTCGGCCGCCTATCACCTGGCGCGGCTCGGACATGACGTGGAGATCCGCGAGGCGGCTCCGCAGCCCGGCGGCATGATGCAGTTCGGCATCCCGGCCTATCGGCTGCCGCGCGCCGATCTGCTGAAGGAGGTCCAGACGATCGAGGCGATGGGCGTCAGGATCGTCCTCAACCACAAAGTCGAGGACGTGCTTGCGGAGAAGGCCAGCGGCGGTTTCGACGCCGTCTTCCTCGCCATCGGCGCCCAGATCGGCAAGCGCATCGACCTTCCGGCCAGCGACGCCGCCCGGCTCGTGACGGCGGTCAGTCTGCTGCGCGGCGTCGCCAGCGGCGAGGCGCCGAAGCTCGGCCGCCGCGTCGTCGTGTACGGGGCCGGCAACACCGCCATGGACGCGGCGCGCAGCGCCAAGCGCCTCGGCGCGGAGGAAGCCCTCATCGTCTTCGTCTCCGATCGTGCGCACATGGAAGCCCACGCCTTCGAGGCGCAAGAGGCCGTCGAGGAAGGCGTGAAGATCAAGTGGCTGACGCGCCTCGACGCGCTCGAAGGAACCGAACTCACGGTCGAGCGCATGGAGCTCGACCTCGACGGCCGGCCGCAGCCGACAGGACGCTTCGAAACCCTCGCCGCCGACGCGGTCGTGCTCGCGCTGGGGCAACAGGTGGAGCGGGTCTTGCTGGAGAAGATTCCGGGCGTCGCGTTCCAGTCAGACGGCGCGGTCGTCCTCGATCAGAAGATGATGACCGGTCATCCCGGGATTTTCGCCGGCGGCGACATGGCGCCGGGCGCCCGGACCGTCACGACGGCGGTCGGCCACGGGAAGGCCGCCGCGCGGCGGATCGACGCCTGGTTGCGCGCCGACGATGTCCCCGCGGCGCAAAGGTCGCCGGTCGTCTCCTTCGATATGCTGCACCTGCCGGTCTACAGCGACGCCGAGCCGAGCGTACAGCCGGTGATTGCGCCGGCTGATCGCACGACCGGTTTCGCGGAAATCCAGGCCGGGCTGAGCGAGGCCGCCGCCCGGTTTGAGGCCAGACGCTGCCTGTCCTGCGGCAACTGCTTCGAGTGCGATCAGTGCTACGCGGCCTGTCCCGAGCAGGCGATCGAGAAGCTCGGGCCCGGCCGGCGTTACCGCTACCTGTACGATCGGTGCACCGGCTGCGCGGTCTGCTTCGAAACCTGTCCCTGTCACGCGATCGAAATGATCCAGGAACCCGGAAGAGGGTGA
- a CDS encoding zinc-dependent alcohol dehydrogenase family protein, whose amino-acid sequence MKALVYGGPGQKSLEDRPKPELQAPGDAIVRIVKTTICGTDLHILKGDVATCAPGRILGHEGVGIVDSVGAAVTAFRPGDHVLISCISACGKCDYCRRGMYSHCTTGGWILGNEIDGTQAEYVRTPHADTSLYPVPAGADEEALVMLSDILPTGFECGVLNGKVAPGGTVAIVGAGPIGLAALLTAQFYSPAEIIMIDLDDNRLGIARQFGATQTINSGDGRAAETVKALTGGRGVDTAIEAVGVPATFELCQDLVGPGGVIANIGVHGRKVDLHLDRLWSQNIAITTRLVDTVSTPMLLKTVQSRKLDPSQLITHRFRLDEILAAYDTFARAADTQALKVIIAA is encoded by the coding sequence ATGAAAGCCTTGGTGTACGGCGGGCCCGGGCAAAAGTCGCTGGAAGATCGACCCAAGCCCGAGCTTCAGGCGCCGGGGGACGCGATCGTGCGGATTGTCAAGACGACGATCTGCGGGACAGATCTGCACATCCTCAAGGGCGATGTCGCGACCTGCGCGCCGGGGCGAATCCTCGGCCACGAGGGCGTGGGGATCGTCGACTCCGTCGGCGCCGCGGTCACCGCCTTCCGCCCGGGGGACCATGTCCTGATCTCCTGCATCTCGGCCTGCGGCAAATGCGATTACTGCCGGCGCGGCATGTATTCGCATTGCACCACGGGCGGCTGGATCCTCGGCAACGAGATCGACGGCACCCAGGCCGAATACGTCCGCACGCCCCATGCCGACACCAGCCTCTATCCGGTCCCGGCCGGCGCCGATGAGGAGGCGCTGGTCATGCTGAGCGACATCCTGCCCACCGGCTTCGAATGCGGAGTGCTCAACGGCAAGGTCGCGCCGGGCGGGACGGTGGCCATCGTGGGCGCCGGACCGATCGGCTTGGCCGCCCTGCTCACCGCCCAGTTCTATTCGCCCGCCGAGATCATCATGATCGACCTCGACGACAACCGGCTGGGGATCGCCCGGCAGTTCGGCGCGACCCAGACCATCAACAGCGGGGACGGCCGCGCGGCCGAGACGGTGAAGGCGCTGACCGGCGGCCGCGGCGTCGACACCGCGATCGAAGCGGTCGGCGTCCCGGCGACCTTCGAGCTTTGCCAGGACCTGGTCGGCCCGGGCGGGGTGATCGCCAATATCGGCGTGCATGGCCGAAAGGTCGATCTGCACCTGGATCGGCTGTGGTCGCAGAACATCGCCATCACCACGCGACTGGTGGATACGGTGTCGACGCCCATGCTGTTGAAGACGGTGCAATCCAGGAAGCTCGACCCGAGCCAGCTCATCACGCATCGCTTCAGGCTCGATGAGATTCTCGCCGCCTACGACACCTTCGCCCGCGCCGCGGACACCCAGGCGCTGAAGGTAATCATCGCGGCCTAG
- a CDS encoding exopolysaccharide biosynthesis protein: MSQAELCPDEESVTLSALLAQLAQRPEADLSIDDLVGHFGARAFGATLFVFAIPNLLPLPPGSSTVLGMPLLLLAPQLACGKSEPWLPGSIRRRIIARSALANVYQRIGPWLTKVERLTTRRLAFLFGGPGDMLIGLICTALAAVLILPIPLGNLLPATAIAILGLSLVHRDGALAVVGYLTAAISFGVLVLSGQVVMAAVNRLLIWLGVLGI, translated from the coding sequence ATGAGCCAGGCGGAGCTCTGTCCAGACGAGGAATCGGTCACCCTCTCTGCATTGCTCGCGCAGCTTGCCCAACGTCCGGAGGCCGACCTCAGCATCGACGACCTCGTCGGCCATTTCGGCGCTCGGGCGTTTGGCGCGACGCTGTTCGTCTTCGCCATTCCGAACCTTCTGCCGCTTCCCCCCGGCAGCTCGACCGTGCTCGGCATGCCGCTTCTGCTTCTGGCGCCTCAGCTCGCGTGCGGAAAGTCGGAACCCTGGCTTCCCGGATCGATCCGACGGCGGATCATCGCGCGTTCCGCCCTGGCTAATGTCTACCAACGCATCGGACCGTGGCTCACCAAGGTGGAGCGCCTCACGACACGCAGATTGGCGTTCCTTTTCGGCGGGCCGGGAGACATGCTGATAGGGCTGATTTGCACGGCGCTCGCTGCGGTGCTGATCCTCCCCATTCCGCTCGGAAACCTCCTCCCGGCGACGGCCATCGCCATCCTGGGGCTCAGTCTGGTCCACCGCGACGGCGCACTCGCCGTCGTCGGCTATCTCACCGCCGCGATCAGCTTCGGCGTCCTTGTGTTGAGCGGCCAAGTCGTCATGGCGGCGGTCAACCGGCTCCTCATTTGGCTGGGCGTCTTGGGAATTTGA
- a CDS encoding MBL fold metallo-hydrolase RNA specificity domain-containing protein, which translates to MLSLTSLGGAGTVTGSKHLLEHDGRSILVDCGLFQGQKALREQNWAAFPVDPAKLGGLVLTHAHLDHSGYIPKLVKEGFRERIVSTHATMELCDILLRDSGHIQENDAEFANRHGYSKHKPALPLYGVRDAERALEFFSPADVHKPIQLPGGAELMLRRAGHILGAATAEIAWGGRKVVFSGDLGRYDDAVMRDPEPVPEADYLIVESTYGNRHHEETDSTEALGRAIERTVQRGGTVVIPAFAVGRAQALLYHIWKLKQAGRIPLVPVYLDSPMAIDASEMLCSHLDDHRLTPEVCRAACAVATYTRDVEDSKAINHNSMPKVIISASGMATGGRVLHHMKAYGPDRRNLILFSGFQAAGTRGSALLGGAKEVKIHGQWVTINAEVKNLAMLSAHADAEEILRWLGGFKRPPTRTFIVHGEPDASETLRTRIEGELGWSCTVSTPMRRYEL; encoded by the coding sequence ATGCTCAGTTTGACGAGTCTCGGCGGGGCCGGGACGGTGACCGGCTCGAAGCACCTGCTCGAACATGACGGCCGCTCCATCCTGGTGGACTGCGGACTCTTCCAAGGACAGAAGGCGCTGCGCGAGCAGAACTGGGCGGCCTTTCCGGTCGACCCCGCCAAGCTCGGCGGGCTGGTGCTGACCCACGCCCACCTCGACCACTCCGGCTACATTCCGAAGCTGGTCAAGGAAGGGTTCCGGGAGCGGATCGTCTCCACCCACGCCACGATGGAGCTCTGCGACATCCTGCTGCGGGACAGCGGGCACATCCAGGAGAACGACGCGGAGTTCGCGAATCGCCACGGTTATTCGAAGCACAAGCCGGCCCTGCCGCTTTATGGCGTACGCGACGCCGAGCGCGCGCTGGAGTTCTTCTCGCCGGCGGACGTGCACAAGCCGATCCAGCTTCCCGGCGGGGCGGAGCTCATGCTGCGGCGGGCGGGCCACATCCTCGGCGCCGCCACGGCCGAGATCGCCTGGGGCGGCCGCAAGGTGGTGTTCTCCGGCGATCTCGGACGTTACGACGATGCGGTGATGCGCGACCCCGAGCCCGTGCCGGAGGCCGATTACCTGATCGTGGAGTCCACCTATGGCAACCGTCACCACGAGGAGACGGACTCCACCGAAGCGCTCGGCAGGGCCATCGAGCGCACCGTCCAGCGAGGCGGGACCGTGGTGATCCCGGCCTTCGCCGTCGGGCGGGCGCAGGCGCTGCTCTATCACATCTGGAAGCTCAAGCAGGCCGGGCGCATCCCGCTGGTGCCGGTCTATCTCGACAGCCCGATGGCGATCGACGCCAGCGAGATGCTCTGCAGCCACCTGGACGATCACCGGCTCACGCCGGAGGTCTGCCGCGCCGCCTGCGCGGTCGCCACCTACACGCGCGACGTGGAGGACTCCAAGGCGATCAACCACAACAGCATGCCGAAAGTGATCATTTCCGCCAGCGGCATGGCCACTGGCGGGCGGGTCCTGCACCACATGAAGGCCTATGGTCCCGACCGCCGCAACCTGATCCTGTTCTCCGGCTTCCAGGCGGCGGGCACCCGCGGCTCGGCCCTGCTCGGCGGCGCCAAGGAGGTGAAGATCCACGGCCAATGGGTCACCATCAATGCGGAAGTGAAGAACCTGGCCATGCTGTCAGCCCATGCCGACGCCGAGGAGATCCTGCGCTGGCTGGGCGGCTTCAAGCGGCCGCCGACGCGCACCTTCATCGTCCACGGCGAGCCGGACGCCTCCGAAACCTTGCGAACGCGCATCGAGGGCGAGCTCGGCTGGAGCTGCACCGTCTCGACGCCCATGCGGAGGTACGAGCTGTGA